Proteins co-encoded in one Muntiacus reevesi chromosome 13, mMunRee1.1, whole genome shotgun sequence genomic window:
- the HPD gene encoding 4-hydroxyphenylpyruvate dioxygenase, translated as MTTYSDKGEKPESGRFLHFHSVTFWVGNAKQAASYYCSKLGFEPLAYKGLETGSREVVSHVVKQGQIVFVFSSALNPWNKEMGDHLVKHGDGVKDIAFEVEDCDYIVQKARERGAKIVREPWVEQDKFGKVKFAVLQTYGDTTHTLVEKMNYTGRFLPGFEAPAFMDPQLSKLPNCSLEIIDHIVGNQPDQEMVSASEWYLKNLQFHRFWSVDDTQVHTEYSSLRSIVVANYEESIKMPINEPAPGKKKSQIQEYVDYNGGPGVQHIALKTKDIITAIRHLRERGVEFLAVPSTYYKQLREKLKSAKIRVKENIDILEELKILVDYDEKGYLLQIFTKPMQDRPTLFLEVIQRHNHQGFGAGNFNALFKAFEEEQDLRGNLTDMEPNGVVPGM; from the exons ATG aCAACTTACAGCGACAAAGGAGAGAAG CCTGAGAGCGGCCGATTCCTCCACTTTCACTCCGTAACCTTCTGGGTTGGCAATGCCAAGCAG GCTGCGTCGTATTACTGCAGTAAGCTGGGCTTTGAGCCGCTAGCCTACAAGGGCCTGGAGACCGGCTCCCGGGAAGTGGTGAGCCACGTGGTCAAGCAAGGGCAG ATTGTGTTCgttttctcctctgccctcaaccCCTGGAACAAAG AGATGGGCGATCACCTGGTGAAACACGGCGATGGAGTGAAGGACATTGCGTTCGAGGTGGAGGATTGTGACTACATTGTGCAG AAAGCCCGGGAACGTGGCGCCAAGATCGTGCGGGAGCCCTGGGTAGAGCAAGATAAGTTTGGGAAGGTGAAGTTTGCTGTGCTACAGACG TATGGGGACACGACACACACCCTGGTGGAGAAGATGAACTACACTGGCAGGTTCCTGCCTGGATTCGAGGCACCAGCATTCATGGACCCCCAACTTTCCAAGCT gcccAACTGCAGTCTAGAGATAATCGATCACATTGTGGGAAACCAGCCTGATCAAGAGATGGTGTCTGCCTCTGAATG GTACCTGAAGAACTTGCAGTTCCACCGTTTCTGGTCCGTGGATGACACGCAGGTGCACACGGAGTACAGCTCTCTGAGGTCCATCGTGGTGGCCAATTATGAGGAATCCATCAAGATGCCCATTAATGAGCCAGCACCGGGCAAGAAGAAGTCCCAGATCCAG GAATATGTGGACTATAACGGGGGCCCTGGGGTCCAGCACATTGCTCTCAAGACCAAAGACATCATCACAGCG ATTCGCCACTTGAGAGAGAGAGGCGTGGAGTTTTTGGCCGTTCCATCTACATACTACAAACAACTGCGGGAGAAGCTCAAGTCAGCCAAGATCCGGGTGAAGGAGAATATTGATATCCTGGAG GAGTTGAAGATCCTGGTGGACTACGACGAGAAAGGCTACCTCCTGCAGATTTTCACCAAACCCATGCAGGACCGGCCCACACTCTTCCTGGAAGTCATTCAGCGCCACAATCACCAG GGTTTTGGAGCCGGTAACTTCAACGCACTGTTCAAGGCCTTCGAGGAGGAGCAGGACCTGCGAGGCAACCTTACCGACATGGAGCCCAACGGGGTTGTGCCCGGCATGTAG